The window CACATCACGTGCGTCACATGATCAAGCGCGTTCGCCGATCGGCGTGAGCTTGCGTTCGCGCCCGCGGATCTCGCCCGCGCCGCGGCGGATCAGCTCCTGCGCTTCGGCGCGGCTGCCCACGCACGGCGTGGAGCCCGGCAGCGGCCGCCGCGCGCTCTCGCGTAGCGCGAGCACCGACACGATGCCAATGAACGACGCGCCCATCAGGTAGTACGCCGGCATCATCAGGTCGCCGGTGCGATCGACGAGCCATGCGGTGACGAGCGGCGTCGTGCCGCCGAACAGCGACACCGACAGGTTGAACCCGATCGCGAGCGCGCCGTAGCGGATCCGCGTCGGGAACAGCGCGGGCAGCGCCGACGGCATCACGCCGGTGAAGGTCGACAGCAGCGTGCCGTAGATCAGCATCCCGCCGAACACCTGCAGCATGCCGCCGGTGCGGATCAGCATCAGCGCCGGCACGGACAGCACGAGCAGGCCGACGCAGCCGAACATCATCACCGGCTTGCGGCCGATGCGGTCGGACAGATGCCCGGCATAGAGCGTCATCGGCATCATCAGCAGCATCACGATCAGCACCATGAACAGCCCGTGCGTCTCGTTGAAGTGCAGCGTGGCCGACAGATAGTTCGGCAGGTACGACAGCGCCATGTAGTCGGTCACGTTGAAGATCAGCACGAGGCCGACGCACTGGAGCAGCGGCCGCCACTGTTCGACGAGCAGCGTGCCGAACGACTGCTTCGGGCGCGCGCGTTCGTCTGCTTCGCGCGCCAGCGCTTCCTTCTTGAACGCGGGCGTTTCCTCGAGCTTGATCCGGATGTACAGACCGACGAGGCCGAGCGGCCCCGCGATGAAGAACGGCACGCGCCAGCCCCACGACAGCAGCGCGTCGTGCGACAGCGTCGCCGTCAGCAGCGCGACGGTGGCCGCGCCGAGCGTATAGCCGATCAGCGTGCCGAACTCGAGGAAGCTGCCCATGAAGCCGCGGCGCTTGTCGGTCGAGAACTCGGCGATGAAGGTGGCGGCGCCGCCGTATTCGCCGCCGGTCGAGAAGCCCTGCACGAGGCGGGCGACGAGCAGGAGCACGGGCGCCATGATGCCGATCGACGCGTAGCTGGGGATCAGGCCGATCGCGAAAGTGCCGACGGCCATCATGATCATGGTGGCGGCGAGCACGCGCTGGCGGCCGATGCGGTCGCCGAGCGGGCCGAACACCATGCCGCCGAGCGGGCGCACGACGAACGCGGCCGCGAACGTGCCGAAGGTGGCGAGCAGCTGCGCGGACGGGCTGCTCGACGGGAAGAACACCTTGCCGAGCGTGACGG of the Burkholderia ubonensis genome contains:
- the proP gene encoding glycine betaine/L-proline transporter ProP, which produces MSSPHAHSAKTRSSRQALKLDDITIVDRAVLKRAVGAMAFGNAMEWFDFGVYSYIAVTLGKVFFPSSSPSAQLLATFGTFAAAFVVRPLGGMVFGPLGDRIGRQRVLAATMIMMAVGTFAIGLIPSYASIGIMAPVLLLVARLVQGFSTGGEYGGAATFIAEFSTDKRRGFMGSFLEFGTLIGYTLGAATVALLTATLSHDALLSWGWRVPFFIAGPLGLVGLYIRIKLEETPAFKKEALAREADERARPKQSFGTLLVEQWRPLLQCVGLVLIFNVTDYMALSYLPNYLSATLHFNETHGLFMVLIVMLLMMPMTLYAGHLSDRIGRKPVMMFGCVGLLVLSVPALMLIRTGGMLQVFGGMLIYGTLLSTFTGVMPSALPALFPTRIRYGALAIGFNLSVSLFGGTTPLVTAWLVDRTGDLMMPAYYLMGASFIGIVSVLALRESARRPLPGSTPCVGSRAEAQELIRRGAGEIRGRERKLTPIGERA